The following are encoded in a window of Megachile rotundata isolate GNS110a chromosome 2, iyMegRotu1, whole genome shotgun sequence genomic DNA:
- the LOC100878130 gene encoding Golgi to ER traffic protein 4 homolog isoform X1, producing MASRYNHGVQRVLTKLEASINSENYYEAHQMYRTLYFRYLGQKKYSELLELLYNGSTLLLQHEQHASGADLGILFINVLTQSGTEPSQVYFEKITNLLCIMSSSSPERDIFIQSALRWSIRGNEYKTGHPDLHQKIAQVFWKEKNYIMARQHFIHSKDGSGYAAMLVELHEQRGYMNEIDLFIAQAVLQYLCLQNKTAAQEVFNSYTSQHPKINRGPPYLLPLLNFLFFLLKIIDSGKLTAFKVLCEQYEISLNRDPCYRQYLDKIEQVFFNIASQRARNQDLYSVLLRSFFDGFDEESDDEHGASTSQELD from the exons ATGGCCTCGCGGTACAATCACGGTGTTCAGCGAGTTTTAACGAAATTAGAAGCATctataaattcagaaaattattatGAGGCTCATCAAATGTATAGAACTTTATATTTCAG GTACCTTGGACAGAAAAAATATTCAGAACTTTTGGAATTACTGTATAATGGTTCTACTCTTTTATTACAACACGAACAA CATGCTAGTGGAGCTGACCtaggaattttatttataaatgtctTAACACAATCAGGAACAGAACCTTCTCAagtatattttgaaaaaattacaaacttattaTGTATAATGAGTTCTTCTTCACCTGAAAGAGATATATTTATACAATCTGCCCTTCGATGGAGTATAAGGGGCAACGAATATAAAACTGGTCATCCAGATTTACATCAAAAAATAGCTCAAGTATTTTGGAAag aaaaaaattatataatggcAAGACAACATTTCATACACAGTAAAGATGGTTCTGGATATGCTGCAATGCTTGTTGAACTCCATGAGCAACGTGGTTACATGAATGAAATAGATCTTTTTATTGCACAGGCAGTTTTACA aTATCTCtgtttacaaaataaaacagCTGCACAGGAAGTTTTTAATTCTTATACTTCACAACATCCAAAAATAAATAGAGGTCCACCATATCTTCTTCCCTTActgaactttttattttttttattaaagataATCGATAG TGGTAAACTTACTGCATTTAAAGTACTTTGTGAACAATATGAAATATCTTTAAATAGAGATCCATGTTATCGACAGTACTTAGATAAAATAGAAcaggtattttttaatattgcatcTCAACGCGCTCGTAATCAAGATTTGTATAGTGTCCTATTACGTTCTTTTTTTGATGGTTTTGATGAAGAGTCAGATGATGAACACGGAGCTTCAACTTCACAAGAACTTGATTGA
- the LOC100878130 gene encoding Golgi to ER traffic protein 4 homolog isoform X2, giving the protein MASRYNHGVQRVLTKLEASINSENYYEAHQMYRTLYFRYLGQKKYSELLELLYNGSTLLLQHEQHASGADLGILFINVLTQSGTEPSQVYFEKITNLLCIMSSSSPERDIFIQSALRWSIRGNEYKTGHPDLHQKIAQVFWKEKNYIMARQHFIHSKDGSGYAAMLVELHEQRGYMNEIDLFIAQAVLQYLCLQNKTAAQEVFNSYTSQHPKINRGPPYLLPLLNFLFFLLKIIDSGKLTAFKVLCEQYEISLNRDPCYRQYLDKIEQSQMMNTELQLHKNLID; this is encoded by the exons ATGGCCTCGCGGTACAATCACGGTGTTCAGCGAGTTTTAACGAAATTAGAAGCATctataaattcagaaaattattatGAGGCTCATCAAATGTATAGAACTTTATATTTCAG GTACCTTGGACAGAAAAAATATTCAGAACTTTTGGAATTACTGTATAATGGTTCTACTCTTTTATTACAACACGAACAA CATGCTAGTGGAGCTGACCtaggaattttatttataaatgtctTAACACAATCAGGAACAGAACCTTCTCAagtatattttgaaaaaattacaaacttattaTGTATAATGAGTTCTTCTTCACCTGAAAGAGATATATTTATACAATCTGCCCTTCGATGGAGTATAAGGGGCAACGAATATAAAACTGGTCATCCAGATTTACATCAAAAAATAGCTCAAGTATTTTGGAAag aaaaaaattatataatggcAAGACAACATTTCATACACAGTAAAGATGGTTCTGGATATGCTGCAATGCTTGTTGAACTCCATGAGCAACGTGGTTACATGAATGAAATAGATCTTTTTATTGCACAGGCAGTTTTACA aTATCTCtgtttacaaaataaaacagCTGCACAGGAAGTTTTTAATTCTTATACTTCACAACATCCAAAAATAAATAGAGGTCCACCATATCTTCTTCCCTTActgaactttttattttttttattaaagataATCGATAG TGGTAAACTTACTGCATTTAAAGTACTTTGTGAACAATATGAAATATCTTTAAATAGAGATCCATGTTATCGACAGTACTTAGATAAAATAGAAcag AGTCAGATGATGAACACGGAGCTTCAACTTCACAAGAACTTGATTGATTAA